In Dehalogenimonas etheniformans, one genomic interval encodes:
- the leuD gene encoding 3-isopropylmalate dehydratase small subunit gives MLQGHVFKYGANVDTDAIIPARYLNVSDPYELSRHCMEDIDLDFVNKVKPGDIIVATTNFGCGSSREHAPIAIKASGVSAVVAKSFARIFFRNAINIGLPLLESPEAVDATDAGDELEIDLATGTIKNLTKGKTFKAAPYPEFMSGIIKAGGLIEYTRERLKHH, from the coding sequence ATGCTCCAAGGTCACGTTTTTAAATACGGCGCCAATGTGGACACGGATGCCATCATCCCGGCGCGTTACCTTAATGTCTCCGATCCATACGAATTGTCTCGTCATTGTATGGAAGATATCGACCTGGACTTCGTCAATAAGGTGAAGCCCGGCGATATCATCGTTGCCACTACCAATTTCGGTTGTGGGTCTTCCCGGGAACACGCGCCGATCGCTATCAAGGCATCGGGTGTTTCCGCGGTAGTGGCCAAGAGTTTCGCCAGGATTTTCTTCAGGAACGCCATCAACATCGGCCTGCCTCTTCTCGAAAGCCCCGAGGCAGTCGATGCCACCGATGCCGGGGACGAACTGGAAATCGATCTAGCTACAGGGACGATTAAAAATTTGACGAAAGGCAAAACCTTCAAGGCCGCTCCGTACCCGGAGTTCATGAGCGGTATCATCAAAGCAGGCGGGTTGATCGAATACACCAGGGAACGTTTGAAGCACCATTAA
- the leuB gene encoding 3-isopropylmalate dehydrogenase produces the protein MKYRVTVLPGDGVGPEVMAEGMKVLDAVAKKFGHTFKLEYELIGAVAIDKTDSALPDETLKMCKKSDAVMLAAVGDPRYDDPKLPVHPEDGLLALRKGLGLFANIRPVKVFDELVNASTLKPEVLRGTDFIFVRELTGGVYFAKPKKQWITAKGRKATDSMTYTEQEIERIVRVGFELARSRKKRLVSVDKANVLKSSRLWRQVAIEVSKDYPDVALSHVLVDACAMQLIRTPTVFDVIVTENLFGDILTDEAAQLAGSMGMLPSASLAGIPESGKQTFGLFEPIHGSAPSIAGKDIANPVATILTVAMMLRYSLALEKEAASIEKAVEIVLKQGYRTDDIMAAGNTRVGTKQIGDLIAAEV, from the coding sequence TTGAAATACCGCGTTACTGTTCTCCCCGGCGACGGGGTCGGGCCTGAAGTCATGGCAGAGGGCATGAAGGTCCTCGATGCTGTGGCCAAGAAATTCGGCCATACTTTTAAGCTTGAGTACGAGCTCATCGGTGCGGTCGCCATAGATAAAACCGACTCTGCTTTGCCGGATGAAACGCTCAAGATGTGCAAAAAGAGCGATGCCGTGATGTTGGCGGCTGTCGGCGATCCTCGTTACGATGACCCGAAATTGCCCGTGCATCCCGAAGACGGGTTGCTCGCGTTGCGCAAGGGGTTGGGGCTTTTCGCCAACATCAGACCGGTCAAGGTTTTCGATGAACTCGTCAACGCCTCAACTCTTAAACCAGAAGTGCTTAGGGGCACGGATTTCATCTTTGTCCGTGAGTTGACTGGCGGAGTTTACTTTGCCAAACCGAAAAAGCAATGGATAACCGCCAAAGGCCGCAAAGCTACCGATTCCATGACTTATACAGAACAAGAAATCGAGCGCATCGTCCGCGTTGGTTTTGAACTGGCGCGTTCACGCAAGAAGAGACTGGTTTCAGTCGATAAAGCCAATGTCCTCAAGTCATCCCGCCTCTGGAGGCAGGTGGCTATCGAGGTGTCGAAAGACTATCCGGATGTTGCTCTTTCTCACGTCCTTGTAGACGCTTGTGCCATGCAGTTGATCAGAACGCCAACCGTTTTCGACGTCATCGTCACCGAAAACCTCTTCGGCGATATCCTGACCGATGAAGCCGCTCAGCTAGCGGGATCCATGGGCATGCTGCCTTCCGCGAGCTTGGCGGGTATTCCGGAATCCGGAAAACAAACCTTTGGATTGTTTGAACCTATCCATGGCAGTGCTCCTTCGATCGCAGGCAAGGATATCGCCAATCCAGTGGCTACGATCCTGACTGTGGCCATGATGTTGCGTTATTCGCTCGCCCTCGAAAAAGAAGCGGCTTCAATTGAGAAAGCGGTAGAAATCGTTCTGAAACAGGGTTATCGCACGGATGATATAATGGCCGCTGGAAATACCCGGGTCGGCACCAAACAAATTGGGGACCTGATAGCCGCCGAGGTCTGA
- the cimA gene encoding citramalate synthase has protein sequence MARIELYDTTLRDGAQREGISFSVLDKLHIAQKLDEFGFDYIEGGWPGANPKDNEFFQHAAGLCFKKARLVAFGSTRKAGVAVESDANIRALVESGAPVITLVGKSSAPQVEKVLATSLDENINMVADSIRYLKSLGRTVFLDAEHFFDGFKADREYSLKVLEAAAEAGTDCLVLCDTNGGSLPDDVSEAVSAVVATIKAPVGIHAHNDAELAVANSLAAVRSGATQVQGTINGYGERCGNANLCSIVPALKLKMGIDVMGGEELSRLTDLSHFVSEVANLSPDPFLPYVGHSAFTHKAGLHVSGLSRWVFAYQHIDPTAVGNKPRTLVSELAGKMNIIQRAQEIGVNLSPKSPEAQQLLERVKKLESMGFQYENAEASFDLLVHRASPGYVPPFNLIDFMVIVEKLRRPPIVACEEEEMMSEAVVKVRVGGEIMHTAAEGSGPVNALDAAMRKALLPSYPALDTVTLTDFKVRILEESTGTESLVRVLIESTDGTDEWHTVGASANLIEASWLALVDSLEYFLIKH, from the coding sequence ATGGCAAGAATCGAATTATACGATACCACCTTGCGCGACGGCGCCCAGCGGGAAGGAATTTCCTTTTCGGTCCTGGATAAGCTCCATATCGCGCAAAAACTGGATGAATTCGGTTTCGACTACATCGAGGGCGGCTGGCCGGGCGCTAATCCCAAGGACAATGAGTTTTTCCAGCATGCCGCCGGTTTGTGTTTCAAAAAGGCGAGACTGGTTGCTTTCGGCAGCACCCGTAAAGCTGGCGTCGCAGTGGAGTCCGATGCCAATATCCGGGCCTTGGTCGAATCTGGAGCACCGGTGATAACCCTGGTGGGCAAGAGTTCGGCTCCTCAGGTTGAAAAGGTTTTGGCCACAAGTCTGGATGAAAACATCAACATGGTGGCTGATTCCATCCGTTATTTGAAGTCCCTCGGCCGTACCGTTTTTCTCGACGCAGAGCATTTCTTCGATGGTTTTAAAGCTGACCGGGAATATTCCTTGAAGGTCCTTGAAGCTGCCGCCGAAGCCGGGACGGATTGCCTGGTCCTATGTGATACCAACGGGGGCAGCCTTCCTGATGACGTCTCAGAAGCGGTTAGCGCAGTCGTGGCGACCATAAAGGCGCCCGTGGGCATTCACGCTCATAACGATGCAGAATTAGCGGTTGCCAACAGTCTGGCTGCGGTAAGGTCCGGGGCAACACAGGTTCAGGGCACCATAAATGGCTATGGCGAAAGATGCGGGAACGCCAACCTGTGTTCCATTGTTCCCGCTCTCAAGTTGAAAATGGGGATCGACGTAATGGGTGGTGAAGAACTTTCCCGCCTGACTGACCTATCCCATTTCGTTTCTGAAGTTGCCAACTTATCACCGGATCCATTCTTGCCTTATGTGGGTCACAGCGCTTTTACCCATAAGGCGGGGCTACATGTTTCCGGTTTATCCCGCTGGGTTTTTGCCTACCAGCATATAGATCCCACGGCAGTTGGCAACAAGCCGAGGACGCTAGTGTCCGAATTGGCCGGCAAAATGAACATCATTCAAAGGGCTCAAGAGATAGGCGTGAACCTCTCGCCAAAAAGTCCGGAAGCCCAGCAACTGCTGGAACGGGTAAAGAAACTGGAGAGCATGGGCTTCCAGTATGAAAACGCCGAAGCCTCGTTTGATCTGTTGGTTCATCGGGCAAGCCCGGGTTACGTACCGCCGTTCAATCTCATTGACTTCATGGTGATCGTCGAGAAACTCCGGAGACCCCCGATCGTTGCCTGCGAGGAAGAAGAGATGATGAGCGAGGCGGTGGTGAAGGTTCGAGTCGGTGGCGAAATCATGCACACCGCGGCCGAAGGCAGCGGCCCGGTGAACGCGCTCGACGCCGCGATGCGAAAAGCCCTGCTGCCTTCCTACCCGGCACTCGATACCGTAACACTTACTGATTTCAAGGTTCGTATATTAGAAGAGAGCACCGGGACGGAATCTTTGGTCCGCGTGCTTATCGAATCAACTGACGGCACGGATGAATGGCATACTGTAGGTGCTTCAGCCAACCTTATCGAAGCTTCGTGGTTGGCACTGGTAGACAGCCTGGAATACTTCCTGATCAAGCATTAG
- a CDS encoding SagB/ThcOx family dehydrogenase, with the protein MDPNIVISNFPEIRLPEPSVKGSVTVEEAILMRRSTRGFVDQPLTLDILSQLLWSLQGSTGKRSRTTPSAGGTYPLEIIAIVGTFGVTNLSAGSYLYNPESNGLKAYKSGDLRDQLAKVSLEQSAITAAPVNLVIVADYERTRSRYRNRTERYVHMEAGHAAQNLYLQAAALGLGTTAIGAFDDTGVKDLLSIPGDFQPLYIMPVGVPAKPNA; encoded by the coding sequence ATGGATCCGAATATAGTGATTTCGAATTTTCCCGAGATCAGACTTCCAGAGCCGAGCGTCAAAGGTTCGGTGACGGTCGAAGAAGCCATCCTCATGCGGCGTTCAACCCGGGGATTCGTGGATCAGCCGCTGACATTGGATATTCTTTCGCAGTTGTTATGGTCACTCCAGGGATCTACAGGCAAGCGGTCCCGAACCACTCCAAGTGCGGGCGGTACGTATCCTCTTGAAATAATCGCGATTGTCGGTACTTTCGGCGTAACCAACCTCTCGGCAGGTTCCTATCTGTACAACCCCGAATCTAATGGACTCAAAGCCTACAAGAGCGGTGACCTTAGAGATCAACTGGCTAAGGTATCCTTAGAGCAATCGGCTATCACAGCAGCCCCGGTCAATCTTGTCATTGTTGCCGATTATGAACGTACCCGGAGCCGTTATCGTAACAGGACTGAACGCTATGTACATATGGAGGCGGGGCATGCAGCTCAGAATCTCTACCTGCAGGCCGCCGCGTTAGGATTGGGTACGACCGCCATCGGAGCCTTCGATGACACAGGTGTGAAAGATCTACTCTCTATTCCGGGTGACTTCCAACCGCTTTACATCATGCCTGTCGGAGTTCCTGCCAAACCTAATGCTTGA